A window of the Streptomyces luomodiensis genome harbors these coding sequences:
- a CDS encoding TetR/AcrR family transcriptional regulator: protein MSAAPRRTRSDALQNRARLLEVAARVFAEQGLDTAPAAIAKQAGVGVGTLYRHFPTREALVDAAYRHQLTRVCEQATDLLAQYPAAEATRRWMAHFLDYVTAKSGMAAALDAVIASGVDPYADSRALLTDAVAALLEAGARDGGLRTDVTPDDLLLLMGGLAHSAQYGTREQAQRLVDLLMDALTR, encoded by the coding sequence ATGTCCGCCGCCCCCCGCCGGACCAGGAGCGATGCGCTGCAGAACCGGGCACGTCTGCTGGAAGTGGCCGCGCGCGTCTTCGCCGAGCAGGGGCTGGACACCGCGCCGGCCGCCATCGCCAAGCAGGCGGGCGTCGGGGTCGGCACCCTCTACCGGCACTTCCCGACCCGGGAAGCGCTCGTCGACGCCGCCTACCGGCACCAGCTCACCCGCGTCTGCGAGCAGGCGACCGACCTCCTCGCCCAGTACCCGGCCGCCGAGGCGACCCGCAGGTGGATGGCACACTTCCTCGACTACGTCACGGCCAAGAGCGGTATGGCCGCGGCACTCGACGCGGTCATCGCCTCCGGCGTCGACCCCTACGCCGACAGCCGGGCACTGCTGACCGACGCCGTCGCCGCCCTCCTGGAGGCCGGCGCCCGGGACGGCGGCCTGCGGACCGATGTCACCCCCGACGACCTCCTGCTCCTCATGGGTGGCCTCGCCCATTCCGCGCAGTACGGCACCCGGGAGCAGGCCCAGCGGCTCGTCGACCTGCTCATGGACGCCCTGACGCGCTGA
- a CDS encoding SDR family oxidoreductase: protein MTAPSDQAVRHWFITGASGGLGRHLTEHALRGGDRVTATVRRPAALEDLRETYGDRLTVEILDLTRPADVGEVIDRTLRSEPVDIVVNNAGYAVVGAAEEMTVDQIRDQIEVLLLAPMLITRAFLKPMREQGGGRIIQISSMGGQIGTPTHSSYHAGKWGLEGFTESVSREVSDFGIRLTVVEPGATRTGFASALRYTTASAAYRDTAVGRTRRLLESADESLFTGDPARLAAVIYDTTRHPDPPLRLTLGSDTYDAVHAALTERLAALETQKELAASVAFPR from the coding sequence ATGACCGCACCCTCCGACCAGGCCGTACGCCACTGGTTCATCACCGGAGCCTCCGGTGGCCTGGGCCGTCACCTCACCGAGCACGCCCTCCGCGGCGGCGACCGCGTCACGGCCACGGTCCGCCGCCCGGCGGCTCTGGAAGACCTGCGCGAGACCTACGGCGACCGGCTGACCGTCGAAATCCTCGATCTCACCCGCCCGGCCGACGTCGGCGAGGTGATCGACAGGACGCTGCGGTCCGAGCCGGTGGACATCGTCGTCAACAACGCCGGATACGCGGTCGTGGGCGCCGCCGAGGAGATGACCGTCGACCAGATCCGCGACCAGATCGAGGTCCTCCTGCTCGCTCCGATGCTGATCACCCGGGCTTTCCTGAAGCCGATGCGCGAGCAGGGCGGAGGCCGCATCATCCAGATCTCCAGCATGGGCGGCCAGATCGGCACCCCCACGCACAGCTCCTACCACGCGGGCAAGTGGGGGCTGGAAGGCTTCACCGAGAGCGTCAGCCGCGAAGTCTCCGACTTCGGCATCCGCCTCACCGTGGTCGAACCCGGCGCCACCCGCACCGGCTTCGCCTCGGCCCTGCGCTACACCACCGCATCGGCCGCCTACCGCGACACCGCCGTCGGCCGGACCCGGCGTCTGCTGGAGAGCGCCGACGAAAGCCTGTTCACCGGTGACCCGGCCAGGCTCGCCGCCGTCATCTACGACACCACCCGCCACCCGGACCCACCGCTGCGCCTCACTCTCGGTTCCGACACCTACGACGCCGTCCACGCCGCGCTGACCGAACGCCT